The Eretmochelys imbricata isolate rEreImb1 chromosome 19, rEreImb1.hap1, whole genome shotgun sequence genome contains a region encoding:
- the CDCA8 gene encoding borealin, whose amino-acid sequence MAPSRKKTANGTSKNNVKKKKLAAFLKDFDREVQTRIDQLQTNGQNLLKELDNLYNIENLRLPLALREMNWLDYFAKGGSKKALEEAATADLELSEINKLTAEVIQTPFRIVKKAKKSKQDIDAIEEETELSLLPVAKKRKQDSKEPEPEHENVNPKTGKVKTSTKKVPVSKSRRAPSARVKRISKRSSKNNFVTPALGQVAGARTWGRTSTVTPKFDSRLFKTPGLRTPAAHEHVYIVSANGSPLANSNDVIITVPVGGGENIRLAASDLTKRNLSHLNPETLGIMKKLSVRLAQVCSSTNTQR is encoded by the exons ATGGCACCATCCAGGAAGAAAACAGCCAATGGAACCAGCAAAAACAatgtgaaaaagaaaaagcttgCTGCGTTTTTAAAGGACTTTGATCGTGAAG tccAAACTAGAATTGATCAGCTACAAACAAATGGGCAAAATCTTCTCAAGGAATTGGATAATCTTTATAACATAGAAAACCTCCGACTTCCTCTAGCACTGAGAGAGATGAACTGGCTTGACTACTTTG CTAAAGGAGGAAGTAAAAAGGCCCTAGAAGAAGCAGCAACG GCAGATTTGGAGCTATCAGAAATAAACAAACTTACAGCAGAAGTTATCCAGACGCCTTTCAGAATTGTCAAGAAAG CTAAAAAATCCAAACAGGATATTGATGCTATTGAAGAAGAAACAGAACTTAGTTTGCTTCCTGTAGCAAAGAAGAGGAAACAGGATAGCAAAGAACCAGAACCAGAACATGAAAATGTTAATCCCAAAACAGGGAAG GTGAAGACATCAACCAAAAAAGTGCCAGTTTCGAAGAGCAGAAGAGCTCCATCAGCGAGAGTGAAACGCATTAGTAAAAG GTCAAGCAAAAATAATTTTGTCACTCCAGCCCTTGGCCAAGTCGCTGGTGCCCGCACATGGGGAAGGacctccactgtcacccctaaatTTGATTCCAG GCTTTTCAAGACACCAGGTCTACGCACGCCTGCCGCACATGAGCATGTTTACATCGTCTCTGCAAACGGCAGCCCTCTTGCTAACAGCAACGATGTCATCATTACGGTCCCTGTCGGAGGAGGGGAG AACATTCGTTTAGCAGCCAGTGACCTGACCAAAAGGAATTTGAGTCATCTCAATCCAGAGACCCTGGGAATTATGAAGAAGTTATCA GTTCGTCTTGCACAAGTATGCAGCAGCACGAACACCCAAAGATGA